A stretch of DNA from Temnothorax longispinosus isolate EJ_2023e chromosome 2, Tlon_JGU_v1, whole genome shotgun sequence:
gacatgtctcgcgatgatttcatcgaacacatgcaaaactgcaaatagcgccgatgtacggcCGCTGCATTGatacagatcaaatcaccaaaagtcaatggcgcgttttcgtgaacgtacgtgtctcgcaatgatttcatcgaacacgtgcaaaactgcaaattttgcaaatagcgccgatgtacggctgctgagatgaaattagatatgataagcaaacgatgcatcattagtagaatataaaatgacgaATCTAGGGGATACGCTCAATAGTCGAGAACTGGAAGTCGTGAGTGCAACAAATGGCGTTAGCAAGAGGATCGTGCAATAACATGGAGCAAGAGTTGTTGGAGCAATCCACCCTGTTAAATTCGAGGGAAGACTTTGCCGCGTGGGAGCAACGATGCGACGAGTTTATCGAATCGTTGGAAGAACAAAGCCGAATTAAACGGCCACGATTATCAATCGATCAGTCATCGATCGGTCTCAAACAGTCATTGGTCGCTTGTATCGCAAGACTCGAAGGTTTGAAAGACTTGGTACGTCAACGTTTCGTACATGTGGGTGCGGGATACAGTGCGAGTGAGACAGGACTCAGATGGCGCGAGATAGATCCGGCTTTTGAAAGCCGTATATTGACTGGTGCGGTGATAAATTCCAAACACATCGACCCTCgtcaatttctcaaaaatgcgAGAGAAATTGTACTCGATCGTGTGCGGAACGTCATGCAACGACatgacaatgtaaaaattaacacagtgtttaatggtgaatttgttgcgggtgacaaacgcgcgaataaaagtatCGCAACGAGAAACTATGAAGTCTTTCGTGAGTCCGATCTGCACGAGTGGTACAAGCAACACGTCATCGAGCCTACCTTAGCAAAGCTGGAGGAATTCCAGGAACGTGATAgcggatgggcgttgtcgcgtatactcaatTTAATGGTAAACGTGAACAAATACAATCCGTTGCACGCGGGGTGTTTTGTGGAAATaccgcaagaaattaaaaagaagaaggcggtGATAAACGTGCGATCAATGGACAATGCATGTTTCGCATGGTCAGTGACGGCTGCTCTACATCCAGCCCAAAGAAATGCAGATCTGGAATCGTCGTATCCACATTACACGTCGGTGCTAGATTTTACGGACATTGAGTTTCCAATGACGTtggatcaaattaaaaaatttgaaaatcataACAACATCTCCATCAACGTGTACagcatcgagaaaaaaaacaagaaacttGCTATCTTGCCAATACGGGTTACTGACCGAAAGATGGACAGACACGTAAATCTGCTGTACGTGCATAACGACAACGTGGGACATTTTGCGTGGATCAAGAACCTATCCCGCCTCGTGAGCTCGCAAATCAGTAAAAAAGAGCACaggaaatacttttgcgatcggtaagtacctatagtttttttaataatatatagaatattttgtgtataaaaaattataatatttgcgtttattttttttgcagatgtttGCACTACTTCAGCTCCAACGAGAAATTGGCTGCCCACACCGTCGACTGTCAGGAGATGAATGACTGCGCGATCAAGTTACCGAGCGATAACGACAAGTGGTTGGCctttaaaaatcacaacagGAAGGAACGAGTTCCGTTTGTCGTATACGCCGACCTGGAGTGTACCCTGGAGAAGATGGAAGCAGATCCGGAAACGTCCAGGTACACATATCAACATCATCGCGTGTTTAGCATAGGGTACTACGTGCGTTGCTCGTACGACGAGTCGTTATCTATGTATcggtttcgtcgcgataaggattgcgtcgcgtggttcgccgaggagctaagacgtttagctcacgacgtaaaaactatattgtcTACTAATATACCCATGGCagatttcacgcgagacgagtgggaaAAGTTTAACAGCGCAACGCACTGTCACGTGTGCGAAGAACCGTTCGAGCCAGACGACGTGCGAGTACGCGACCATTGTCACCTGACCGGTCGATACAGAGGTCCCGCGCATTCgaattgtaacttaaattataaagattcgcATTGCATTCCCATagtgtttcataatttatcgggatacgatgcacattttattataactgaaaTAGCAACAGCATACGAAGGACATGTAGATTTACTCCCgatcacaaaagaaaaatatatttcgtttacaaaaaacgttcaaagcactgaagataaagataagaaaacgtGCGTCAAATTGAGATTTATCGATTCGTACAAGTTTCTCACCGCTAGTCTCGACAAATTGGCATCTTATCTCAGCAAAGATAAACTGCGAATATTGCAACgcgaattttgtgaattatccgcagaaaattttaatttgctgacACGAAAAGGCGTATTTCCATATGAATACATTGACTGCGTCGAAAAATTGGAGGACTTGTGTTTAccaccgcgcgactcgttttacagttcattgacaggtgacaccgtatccgagagcgattacgcgcacgccgtcgacgtctggcagcggttctccattcgaacgctcggtgattacagcgatttatatctcaagaccgatgtcttgctgttggccgatatctttgaaaattttcgcaatagttgcgtcgcgagttatggactcgatccggcgtattattatactctacCGGGTTTTACGTGGGATGCTATGTTGAAGCATACACACATCAATTTCGAATTGCTCACcgacattgacatggtcatgattatcgaacgcggtatacgcggcggtttgagtcaatgttcaaacagatacgcgctggccaacaacaagtacatgcagtcgtacgatccatcgaaaccgtcgtcgtacctcatgtattttgatgtaaataactTATACGGCTGGGCAATGAGTCAACCATTGCCATACGCAGATTTTAAATGGATCGACGACGtaaccgattttaatgttatggaTGTCGCGTTGGATTCCCCGATAGGCTACATTCTCGAAGTCGACTTGGAGTATCCGCAACATCTTCACGACGCGCACACtgacctaccgttctgtccgacgcgcgataaaccaCCCGGCAAGCGGCAGGACAAGCTCCTCGCAACATTATACGATAAGAAAcgttatgtaatacattatcgCAACCTGCAGCAGTGTACTCGTCACGGTCTCcgtatatcaaaaattcacCGTATACTGAAATTCGCGCAATCTCCATGGCTTCGCGATTATATAGACCTCAATACGAAATTTAGGACATTGGCCAACaatgatttcgagaaaaatttatacaaattgatgaaCAATGCCGTGTTTGGCAAAACCATGGAGAATGTGCGCAATCACGTTGACGTGCGACTCGTGACTCATTGGGAAGgtagatacggcgcggaggctATGATTGCGAAACCAAATTTTCATAGCCGAAGCGTCTTTTCGG
This window harbors:
- the LOC139808105 gene encoding uncharacterized protein, with translation MALARGSCNNMEQELLEQSTLLNSREDFAAWEQRCDEFIESLEEQSRIKRPRLSIDQSSIGLKQSLVACIARLEGLKDLVRQRFVHVGAGYSASETGLRWREIDPAFESRILTGAVINSKHIDPRQFLKNAREIVLDRVRNVMQRHDNVKINTVFNGEFVAGDKRANKSIATRNYEVFRESDLHEWYKQHVIEPTLAKLEEFQERDSGWALSRILNLMVNVNKYNPLHAGCFVEIPQEIKKKKAVINVRSMDNACFAWSVTAALHPAQRNADLESSYPHYTSVLDFTDIEFPMTLDQIKKFENHNNISINVYSIEKKNKKLAILPIRVTDRKMDRHVNLLYVHNDNVGHFAWIKNLSRLVSSQISKKEHRKYFCDR